One Gossypium hirsutum isolate 1008001.06 chromosome A11, Gossypium_hirsutum_v2.1, whole genome shotgun sequence genomic window carries:
- the LOC107892000 gene encoding protein gamma response 1 isoform X2: MLIPEMEQSPKLGLSVDGNDVKYISGLSTILVASIQEAKDKISQIEYIFCSQLYPNFQSKCKGLEKIYAEAKKEAEDAWKKKENEFNLLLEELELEKKKVVEENHSFLLEKEKLQKEHEEKMRQLVVKLQSQETKIEELKGELMLKCKEVDEGMELHSKLVQLVQAKASVIADKGKELKEHEEKTNVLLSDLNNMRKKVEVLQQELGEKTQEVADGKKLAENLLKKVESQAFNVMHNEEQLINCNKEKKLLEANFEKLKENYKELHVALGKKTDEVEEGRKSQEQLLRQIDLEGSEILKNKQQLEENEKIKERLLAKVKSLELKINELQAAKLSRSGNDAHHAGEERDLYEKLLKQIEAKASELVAEKKKKRDLLDAYKRLKSQYNYLCRKNGLTTENMSFPNKLEDESDSARHHDKSKPSLDAENRILKTPMVVFGTESVKDVIGMNGDLEDEKGVKPIETSTSHSSRKCPSSVKSNPIVGAKRPASGWRDTRSHQGQARHDPHDDFLDTPLENIRGNLEKAMKKEACDPLVQDDMNVDSSDDETHDVSVDKKQQKQETPFQMVDKGSFKYVEPVRKKAEREKLKGYECNQCKKFYDAVLSKGAEGNEDHNKNFRCEHHDGVSRHRYKYVPPMTPEGFWNIGFESEM, translated from the exons ATGTTAATTCCAGAAATGGAACAGTCTCCAAAATTAGGGCTTTCAGTCGATGGCAATGATGTTAAGTATATCTCTGGGTTAAGCACCATACTAGTTGCTTCAATTCAGGAAGCAAAGGACAAAATTTCTCAGATCGAGTACATCTTTTGTAGCCAACTGTATCCAAATTTCCAGTCGAAATGTAAAGGCTTGGAGAAAATATATGCAGAGGCCAAGAAAGAGGCTGAAGATGCATGGAAGAAGAAGGAAAACGAGTTCAATCTCCTATTGGAGGAGcttgaacttgaaaagaaaaaggttgttGAAGAGAATCATTCTTTCTTGCTTGAGAAGGAAAAGCTACAAAAGGAGCACGAAGAGAAAATGAGGCAACTTGTTGTTAAACTACAAAGTCAAGAAACAAAAATTGAGGAGCTAAAAGGGGAGCTTATGTTGAAGTGTAAGGAGGTTGATGAGGGAATGGAATTGCATAGTAAATTAGTGCAGCTAGTTCAAGCAAAAGCCTCCGTGATAGCTGATAAGGGTAAAGAATTAAAAGAGCATGAAGAGAAAACAAATGTACTTCTCAGTGACCTAAACAACATGCGTAAAAAGGTTGAAGTACTCCAGCAGGAGCTCGGAGAAAAGACTCAGGAAGTTGCTGATGGGAAGAAATTGGCAGAAAACTTACTTAAAAAGGTTGAGTCGCAAGCCTTTAATGTTATGCATAATGAAGAGCAGCTGATCAATTGTAACAAGGAGAAGAAGCTACTTGAGGCCAACTTCGAGAAATTGAAGGAGAACTACAAAGAACTCCATGTGGCACTTGGGAAGAAGACAGATGAAGTTGAGGAAGGAAGAAAATCGCAGGAACAGTTGCTTAGACAAATTGATTTAGAAGGGTCAGAAATTTTGAAGAATAAACAGCAGTTGGAGGAGAATGAGAAAATAAAAGAACGACTTCTGGCCAAAGTAAAAAGCTTAGAACTGAAGATCAATGAACTGCAGGCTGCCAAACTTAGTAGAAGTGGTAATGATGCACACCATGCAGGTGAAGAAAGAGATTTATACGAGAAGTTACTAAAACAGATTGAAGCGAAGGCCTCTGAGTTGGTGgctgagaagaagaaaaaaagagatcTCCTTGATGCTTACAAAAGGCTAAAATCTCAGTACAACTACCTCTGCAGAAAGAATGGCCTTACTACCGAGAACATGTCTTTTCCAAATAAACTGGAAGATGAAAGTGACTCAGCCAGGCATCATGACAAATCCAAACCTTCTCTTG ATGCTGAAAACAGGATTCTGAAGACTCCTATGGTTGTTTTTGGCACTGAAAGCGTGAAGGATGTAATTGGCATGAATGGTGACTTAGAGGACGAGAAAGGAGTCAAACCAATTGAAACCTCTACCTCTCACTCCAGTCGTAAATGCCCCTCAAGTGTGAAGTCTAATCCTATAGTTGGTGCAAAGCGACCGGCTTCTGGTTGGAGAGATACTAGGTCCCACCAAGGCCAAGCTAGACATGATCCCCATGATGATTTTCTTGACACTCCTCTGGAGAATATCAGAGGAAACCTGGAGAAAGCTATGAAGAAAGAAGCTTGTGATCCTCTGGTTCAAGATGACATGAATGTCGATAGCTCAGATGACGAGACACATGATGTTAGCGTTGACAAGAAGCAACAAAAACAGGAGACACCGTTTCAAATGGTTGACAAGGGAAGTTTCAAGTATGTGGAACCAGTAAGAAAGAAAGCAGAGAGGGAGAAATTGAAAGGATATGAATGCAATCAATGTAAGAAATTCTATGATGCTGTTCTTAGCAAGGGAGCTGAAGGCAATGAAGATCACAACAAGAATTTCCGTTGTGAGCATCATGATGGCGTGTCGAGGCATCGATATAAGTATGTTCCTCCTATGACTCCTGAGGGATTTTGGAATATTGGGTTTGAATCGGAAATGTGA
- the LOC107892000 gene encoding protein gamma response 1 isoform X1 — translation MEQSPKLGLSVDGNDVKYISGLSTILVASIQEAKDKISQIEYIFCSQLYPNFQSKCKGLEKIYAEAKKEAEDAWKKKENEFNLLLEELELEKKKVVEENHSFLLEKEKLQKEHEEKMRQLVVKLQSQETKIEELKGELMLKCKEVDEGMELHSKLVQLVQAKASVIADKGKELKEHEEKTNVLLSDLNNMRKKVEVLQQELGEKTQEVADGKKLAENLLKKVESQAFNVMHNEEQLINCNKEKKLLEANFEKLKENYKELHVALGKKTDEVEEGRKSQEQLLRQIDLEGSEILKNKQQLEENEKIKERLLAKVKSLELKINELQAAKLSRSGNDAHHAGEERDLYEKLLKQIEAKASELVAEKKKKRDLLDAYKRLKSQYNYLCRKNGLTTENMSFPNKLEDESDSARHHDKSKPSLDAENRILKTPMVVFGTESVKDVIGMNGDLEDEKGVKPIETSTSHSSRKCPSSVKSNPIVGAKRPASGWRDTRSHQGQARHDPHDDFLDTPLENIRGNLEKAMKKEACDPLVQDDMNVDSSDDETHDVSVDKKQQKQETPFQMVDKGSFKYVEPVRKKAEREKLKGYECNQCKKFYDAVLSKGAEGNEDHNKNFRCEHHDGVSRHRYKYVPPMTPEGFWNIGFESEM, via the exons ATGGAACAGTCTCCAAAATTAGGGCTTTCAGTCGATGGCAATGATGTTAAGTATATCTCTGGGTTAAGCACCATACTAGTTGCTTCAATTCAGGAAGCAAAGGACAAAATTTCTCAGATCGAGTACATCTTTTGTAGCCAACTGTATCCAAATTTCCAGTCGAAATGTAAAGGCTTGGAGAAAATATATGCAGAGGCCAAGAAAGAGGCTGAAGATGCATGGAAGAAGAAGGAAAACGAGTTCAATCTCCTATTGGAGGAGcttgaacttgaaaagaaaaaggttgttGAAGAGAATCATTCTTTCTTGCTTGAGAAGGAAAAGCTACAAAAGGAGCACGAAGAGAAAATGAGGCAACTTGTTGTTAAACTACAAAGTCAAGAAACAAAAATTGAGGAGCTAAAAGGGGAGCTTATGTTGAAGTGTAAGGAGGTTGATGAGGGAATGGAATTGCATAGTAAATTAGTGCAGCTAGTTCAAGCAAAAGCCTCCGTGATAGCTGATAAGGGTAAAGAATTAAAAGAGCATGAAGAGAAAACAAATGTACTTCTCAGTGACCTAAACAACATGCGTAAAAAGGTTGAAGTACTCCAGCAGGAGCTCGGAGAAAAGACTCAGGAAGTTGCTGATGGGAAGAAATTGGCAGAAAACTTACTTAAAAAGGTTGAGTCGCAAGCCTTTAATGTTATGCATAATGAAGAGCAGCTGATCAATTGTAACAAGGAGAAGAAGCTACTTGAGGCCAACTTCGAGAAATTGAAGGAGAACTACAAAGAACTCCATGTGGCACTTGGGAAGAAGACAGATGAAGTTGAGGAAGGAAGAAAATCGCAGGAACAGTTGCTTAGACAAATTGATTTAGAAGGGTCAGAAATTTTGAAGAATAAACAGCAGTTGGAGGAGAATGAGAAAATAAAAGAACGACTTCTGGCCAAAGTAAAAAGCTTAGAACTGAAGATCAATGAACTGCAGGCTGCCAAACTTAGTAGAAGTGGTAATGATGCACACCATGCAGGTGAAGAAAGAGATTTATACGAGAAGTTACTAAAACAGATTGAAGCGAAGGCCTCTGAGTTGGTGgctgagaagaagaaaaaaagagatcTCCTTGATGCTTACAAAAGGCTAAAATCTCAGTACAACTACCTCTGCAGAAAGAATGGCCTTACTACCGAGAACATGTCTTTTCCAAATAAACTGGAAGATGAAAGTGACTCAGCCAGGCATCATGACAAATCCAAACCTTCTCTTG ATGCTGAAAACAGGATTCTGAAGACTCCTATGGTTGTTTTTGGCACTGAAAGCGTGAAGGATGTAATTGGCATGAATGGTGACTTAGAGGACGAGAAAGGAGTCAAACCAATTGAAACCTCTACCTCTCACTCCAGTCGTAAATGCCCCTCAAGTGTGAAGTCTAATCCTATAGTTGGTGCAAAGCGACCGGCTTCTGGTTGGAGAGATACTAGGTCCCACCAAGGCCAAGCTAGACATGATCCCCATGATGATTTTCTTGACACTCCTCTGGAGAATATCAGAGGAAACCTGGAGAAAGCTATGAAGAAAGAAGCTTGTGATCCTCTGGTTCAAGATGACATGAATGTCGATAGCTCAGATGACGAGACACATGATGTTAGCGTTGACAAGAAGCAACAAAAACAGGAGACACCGTTTCAAATGGTTGACAAGGGAAGTTTCAAGTATGTGGAACCAGTAAGAAAGAAAGCAGAGAGGGAGAAATTGAAAGGATATGAATGCAATCAATGTAAGAAATTCTATGATGCTGTTCTTAGCAAGGGAGCTGAAGGCAATGAAGATCACAACAAGAATTTCCGTTGTGAGCATCATGATGGCGTGTCGAGGCATCGATATAAGTATGTTCCTCCTATGACTCCTGAGGGATTTTGGAATATTGGGTTTGAATCGGAAATGTGA
- the LOC107892978 gene encoding GDSL esterase/lipase 7 yields the protein MVMYFYDFHFFISQQNLLSIFNTYIKPVSSYSSLISLAKMSNNFITSNIFLFSLHQFLLLVHTKPLVPALYVFGDSLFDSGNNNVLPTMARANFPPYGHNFVQHFTGRFTNGRTLPDFIAEFLELPYPPPYLGIHDSVPLTGLNYASSACGILPQTGTIFGKCLSLGEQIDLFKWTIESKLPTHFNSLEELSKHLADSIFIFTTGSNDYIQNYLEPTLFSTNHDYDPQSFAQLLIDDLSNHFQSVYKLGARKIIMHEIAPLGCIPHYTRKYQVVVGKCHEQTNQIVSYFNTKLHELLKSLTSSLQGSILVLARINSLGYDVITNPSKYGYSDASNPCCTTWGNGSAACIPLLEPCPNPNQHFFWDGYHNTETGNSVAASLCFNTSEFCTPFSIKDLIQI from the exons ATGGTGATGTACTTTTATGATTTCCATTTTTTCATTTCTCAACAAAATCTCCTTTCAATATTCAACACTTACATAAAACCAGTATCCTCATATTCTTCTTTAATTTCTCTTGCAAAGATGAGCAACAACTTCATCACGTCCAACATTTTCTTATTCAGTCTCCATCAATTCCTCTTGTTAGTCCACACTAAACCTCTGGTACCAGCTCTCTATGTATTCGGAGATTCATTGTTTGACAGTGGCAATAACAATGTTCTGCCAACAATGGCCAGGGCAAACTTCCCACCGTACGGCCACAATTTCGTCCAGCACTTCACTGGAAGGTTCACTAATGGTAGAACTCTCCCAGATTTTATAG CTGAGTTTCTTGAGCTGCCATATCCTCCACCATACTTGGGCATACACGACTCAGTACCCTTAACAGGTTTGAATTATGCATCTTCAGCTTGTGGAATTCTCCCTCAAACTGGAACCATATTT GGCAAATGCTTGAGTTTGGGTGAACAAATTGACTTGTTTAAATGGACAATTGAATCGAAGCTGCCTACCCACTTTAACAGCTTAGAGGAGCTTTCTAAACACTTGGCAGATTCTATTTTCATATTTACAACAGGCAGCAATGATTACATTCAAAACTATTTAGAACCAACTTTGTTTAGCACAAATCATGATTATGATCCTCAATCATTTGCTCAGCTTCTTATAGATGATCTCTCCAACCATTTCCAG AGCGTATATAAATTAGGAGCAAGGAAGATAATAATGCACGAAATAGCCCCACTTGGATGCATCCCACATTATACAAGAAAATATCAAGTAGTCGTAGGCAAATGTCATGAACAAACTAACCAAATTGTCTCATATTTCAATACCAAGCTTCATGAATTGCTCAAGTCTTTAACATCCAGTCTTCAAGGCTCCATACTTGTTCTTGCTCGAATTAATTCATTAGGCTATGATGTTATTACTAATCCTTCAAAATATG GATACAGTGATGCAAGCAATCCATGTTGCACAACTTGGGGTAATGGGAGTGCTGCATGTATTCCATTGCTGGAACCATGCCCTAACCCAAATCAACATTTTTTCTGGGATGGTTATCATAATACAGAAACAGGGAATTCAGTGGCAGCCTCCCTTTGTTTCAACACTTCTGAATTTTGTACTCCTTTTAGCATTAAGGACCTcatacaaatttaa
- the LOC107891999 gene encoding uncharacterized protein, whose protein sequence is MVHMIRFTAGLLILLFFVLHALNSCSVHAQQGRETAGEGSVTRKEFNGRKIGGHEVTMPSKNSGGKNGAESVSIGKSQHQPKNQVSGVNKLEAKTSNFAGLGTPRNGGNNVESEKLLEATKEIVKLMQEDYRGRPRRKPPINNHVPRH, encoded by the exons ATGGTGCATATGATAAGGTTTACTGCAGGCTTAttaattttgcttttctttgtttTGCATGCCCTTAATAGCTGCTCAGTGCATGCTCAACAAG GTAGGGAAACAGCTGGTGAAGGAAGTGTTACTCGAAAG GAATTTAATGGAAGGAAAATTGGAGGACATGAAGTAACGATGCCATCAAAGAATTCAG GGGGGAAAAATGGTGCTGAAAGCGTGTCCATTGGGAAATCTCAACATCAACCAAAAAATCAG GTGAGTGGTGTGAACAAGTTGGAGGCAAAGACAAGTAATTTTGCCGGATTGGGAACTCCCAGAAATGGTGGTAACAATGTCGAATCAGAAAAGCTTCTGGAAGCAACTAAAGAGATTGTAAAGTTGATGCAAGAGGATTACAGAGGCAGACCTCGTCGGAAGCCTCCAATCAACAATCATGTACCAAGGCATTGA